Proteins encoded in a region of the Bubalus bubalis isolate 160015118507 breed Murrah chromosome 9, NDDB_SH_1, whole genome shotgun sequence genome:
- the PLPPR3 gene encoding phospholipid phosphatase-related protein type 3 isoform X3, which produces MQGSAALSPPTTVCGAPGTMISTKEKNKSPKDSMTLLPCFYFVELPIVASSIVSLYFLELTDLFKPAKVGFQCYDRTLSMPYVETSEELIPLLMLLSLAFAAPAASIMVGEGMLYCLQSRLWGRSGGPGGPEGSIHAGGCNFNSFLRRTVRFVGVHVFGLCATALVTDVIQLATGYHAPFFLTVCKPNYTLLGTSCEANPYITQDICSGHDTHAILSARKTFPSQHATLSAFAAVYVSMYFNSVISDTTKLLKPILVFSFAIAAGVCGLTQITQYRSHPVDVYAGFLIGAGIAAYLACHAVGNFQAPPAERPVAAVPTKDALRALTQRGHDSVYQQNKSVSTDELGPPSRLEGVPRPVARDKTSLGSLKRASVDVDLLAPRSPMGKENMVTFSHTLPRVSTPSLDDPARRHMTIHVPLDASRSKQLISEWKQKSLEGRGLGLPDEGSPAHLRAPAEPMAEEEEEEEEEEEEEEEEGEEGGPAPPSLYPTVQARPGLGPRVILPPRAGPQPLVHIPEEGAQAAAGLSPNSSAAVRAKWLMMAEKSGAAVATASAQPRMANPPRLLQVIAMSKAPGAPGPKAAETASSSSASSDSSQYRSPSDRDSASIVTIDAHAPHHPVVHLSAGNGPWEWKAAGVGAKVVEGEGGYELGDLARSFRGGAKPPGISPGSSVSDVDQEEPRFGAVATVNLATGEGLPPLGAVDGVLGPGSRESTLRRKAGPALGDREAGEAEAESYYRKMQAARRFKD; this is translated from the exons CGCGGCTTTGTCCCCTCCAACTACGGTTTGTGGCGCCCCGGGCACCATGATCTCAACCAAGGAGAAGAATAAAAGCCCGAAGGACAGCATGACGCTTCTGCCCTGCTTCTACTTCGTGGAG CTGCCCATAGTGGCATCCTCCATCGTGTCCCTCTACTTCCTGGAGCTGACCGACCTCTTCAAGCCAGCGAAGGTGGGCTTCCAGTGCTATGACCGCACGCTGTCCATGCCCTACGTGGAGACAAGTGAAGAGCTCATCCCACTGCTCATGCTCCTCAGCTTGGCCTTTGCTGCGCCTGCAGCCTCG ATCATGGTGGGCGAGGGCATGCTGTACTGTCTACAGTCCCGGCTGTGGGGCCGCAGCGGGGGCCCGGGTGGGCCCGAGGGCAGCATACACGCCGGCGGCTGCAACTTCAACTCCTTCCTTCGGCGGACGGTGCGCTTTGTAG GTGTCCACGTGTTTGGCCTGTGTGCCACGGCCCTGGTGACCGACGTGATCCAGCTGGCCACGGGCTACCACGCACCCTTCTTCCTGACTGTCTGCAAACCCAACTACACCCTGCTGGGCACGTCGTGTGAGGCCAATCCCTACATCACACAGGATATATGCTCTGGCCACGACACCCATGCCATCCTGTCTGCCCG GAAGACCTTTCCGTCCCAGCATGCCACTCTGTCTGCCTTTGCTGCTGTCTACGTGTCG ATGTACTTCAACTCGGTCATCTCGGACACCACCAAGCTGCTGAAGCCCATCCTGGTGTTCTCCTTCGCCATTGCAGCGGGCGTCTGCGGCCTCACCCAGATCACGCAGTACCGCAGCCACCCTGTGGACGTCTACGCAGGCTTCCTCATTGGGGCTGGCATAGCGGCCTACCTG GCCTGCCATGCAGTGGGCAACTTCCAGGCCCCACCAGCAGAGAGACCAGTGGCCGCGGTGCCAACTAAGGACGCGCTAAGGGCTCTGACCCAGCGGGGCCATGACTCGGTGTACCAGCAGAACAAGTCCGTGAGCACCGATGAGCTAGGTCCGCCCAGCCGGTTGGAGGGTGTGCCCCGGCCCGTGGCCCGTGACAAGACCTCGCTGGGCAGCCTAAAGCGGGCCAGTGTGGATGTGGACCTGCTGGCCCCACGCAGCCCCATGGGCAAGGAGAACATGGTGACCTTCAGCCACACACTGCCCCGTGTCAGCACGCCCTCGCTAGACGACCCCGCCCGCCGCCACATGACCATCCATGTTCCACTGGACGCCTCCCGCTCCAAGCAGCTCATTAGTGAATGGAAGCAGAAGTCACTGGAGGGCCGAGGCCTGGGGCTACCGGATGAGGGCAGCCCTGCACACCTGCGGGCACCCGCAGAGCCCatggctgaggaggaggaggaggaggaggaggaagaagaggaggaggaggaggagggggaggaagggggtcCAGCACCTCCCTCACTGTACCCCACAGTCCAGGCTCGGCCAGGGCTCGGGCCACGCGTCATCCTGCCGCCTCGGGCTGGACCGCAACCTCTGGTTCATATCCCTGAGGAGGGGGCCCAGGCAGCAGCTGGCCTGTCCCCCAACAGCAGCGCAGCTGTGCGGGCCAAGTGGCTCATGATGGCTGAGAAGAGTGGAGCTGCGGTGGCCACGGCCTCGGCCCAGCCCCGCATGGCCAACCCGCCCCGGCTGCTGCAGGTCATTGCCATGTCCAAAGCTCCAGGTGCACCCGGCCCCAAGGCAGCCGAGACGGCTTCCTCATCTAGTGCCAGCTCGGACTCCTCCCAGTACAGGTCACCATCTGACCGCGACTCTGCCAGCATCGTCACCATTGATGCACACGCACCCCACCACCCTGTGGTCCACCTGTCTGCGGGTAATGGGCCCTGGGAGTGGAAGGCGGCGGGAGTCGGGGCCAAGGTCGTGGAGGGAGAGGGTGGCTATGAGCTCGGGGACCTGGCCCGCAGCTTCCGTGGTGGGGCCAAGCCCCCGGGCATCTCCCCAGGCTCATCAGTCAGTGACGTGGACCAGGAGGAGCCACGGTTTGGGGCCGTGGCCACTGTCAACCTTGCCACGGGTGAGGGGCTGCCCCCACTGGGCGCAGTCGATGGTGTGCTGGGACCAGGCAGCCGGGAGTCAACGCTGCGGCGCAAAGCAGGCCCAGCGCTTGGTGATCGGGAAGCAGGAGAGGCCGAGGCCGAGAGCTACTACCGGAAGATGCAGGCTGCACGCAGGTTCAAGGActga
- the PLPPR3 gene encoding phospholipid phosphatase-related protein type 3 isoform X1, with protein MQGSAALSPPTTVCGAPGTMISTKEKNKSPKDSMTLLPCFYFVELPIVASSIVSLYFLELTDLFKPAKVGFQCYDRTLSMPYVETSEELIPLLMLLSLAFAAPAASIMVGEGMLYCLQSRLWGRSGGPGGPEGSIHAGGCNFNSFLRRTVRFVGVHVFGLCATALVTDVIQLATGYHAPFFLTVCKPNYTLLGTSCEANPYITQDICSGHDTHAILSARKTFPSQHATLSAFAAVYVSVSTAPHPRCPTGTNCPDDPPVPWQMYFNSVISDTTKLLKPILVFSFAIAAGVCGLTQITQYRSHPVDVYAGFLIGAGIAAYLACHAVGNFQAPPAERPVAAVPTKDALRALTQRGHDSVYQQNKSVSTDELGPPSRLEGVPRPVARDKTSLGSLKRASVDVDLLAPRSPMGKENMVTFSHTLPRVSTPSLDDPARRHMTIHVPLDASRSKQLISEWKQKSLEGRGLGLPDEGSPAHLRAPAEPMAEEEEEEEEEEEEEEEEGEEGGPAPPSLYPTVQARPGLGPRVILPPRAGPQPLVHIPEEGAQAAAGLSPNSSAAVRAKWLMMAEKSGAAVATASAQPRMANPPRLLQVIAMSKAPGAPGPKAAETASSSSASSDSSQYRSPSDRDSASIVTIDAHAPHHPVVHLSAGNGPWEWKAAGVGAKVVEGEGGYELGDLARSFRGGAKPPGISPGSSVSDVDQEEPRFGAVATVNLATGEGLPPLGAVDGVLGPGSRESTLRRKAGPALGDREAGEAEAESYYRKMQAARRFKD; from the exons CGCGGCTTTGTCCCCTCCAACTACGGTTTGTGGCGCCCCGGGCACCATGATCTCAACCAAGGAGAAGAATAAAAGCCCGAAGGACAGCATGACGCTTCTGCCCTGCTTCTACTTCGTGGAG CTGCCCATAGTGGCATCCTCCATCGTGTCCCTCTACTTCCTGGAGCTGACCGACCTCTTCAAGCCAGCGAAGGTGGGCTTCCAGTGCTATGACCGCACGCTGTCCATGCCCTACGTGGAGACAAGTGAAGAGCTCATCCCACTGCTCATGCTCCTCAGCTTGGCCTTTGCTGCGCCTGCAGCCTCG ATCATGGTGGGCGAGGGCATGCTGTACTGTCTACAGTCCCGGCTGTGGGGCCGCAGCGGGGGCCCGGGTGGGCCCGAGGGCAGCATACACGCCGGCGGCTGCAACTTCAACTCCTTCCTTCGGCGGACGGTGCGCTTTGTAG GTGTCCACGTGTTTGGCCTGTGTGCCACGGCCCTGGTGACCGACGTGATCCAGCTGGCCACGGGCTACCACGCACCCTTCTTCCTGACTGTCTGCAAACCCAACTACACCCTGCTGGGCACGTCGTGTGAGGCCAATCCCTACATCACACAGGATATATGCTCTGGCCACGACACCCATGCCATCCTGTCTGCCCG GAAGACCTTTCCGTCCCAGCATGCCACTCTGTCTGCCTTTGCTGCTGTCTACGTGTCGGTGAGTACTGCCCCACACCCCAGATGCCCCACAGGGACCAACTGCCCTGACGACCCACCTGTCCCCTGGCAGATGTACTTCAACTCGGTCATCTCGGACACCACCAAGCTGCTGAAGCCCATCCTGGTGTTCTCCTTCGCCATTGCAGCGGGCGTCTGCGGCCTCACCCAGATCACGCAGTACCGCAGCCACCCTGTGGACGTCTACGCAGGCTTCCTCATTGGGGCTGGCATAGCGGCCTACCTG GCCTGCCATGCAGTGGGCAACTTCCAGGCCCCACCAGCAGAGAGACCAGTGGCCGCGGTGCCAACTAAGGACGCGCTAAGGGCTCTGACCCAGCGGGGCCATGACTCGGTGTACCAGCAGAACAAGTCCGTGAGCACCGATGAGCTAGGTCCGCCCAGCCGGTTGGAGGGTGTGCCCCGGCCCGTGGCCCGTGACAAGACCTCGCTGGGCAGCCTAAAGCGGGCCAGTGTGGATGTGGACCTGCTGGCCCCACGCAGCCCCATGGGCAAGGAGAACATGGTGACCTTCAGCCACACACTGCCCCGTGTCAGCACGCCCTCGCTAGACGACCCCGCCCGCCGCCACATGACCATCCATGTTCCACTGGACGCCTCCCGCTCCAAGCAGCTCATTAGTGAATGGAAGCAGAAGTCACTGGAGGGCCGAGGCCTGGGGCTACCGGATGAGGGCAGCCCTGCACACCTGCGGGCACCCGCAGAGCCCatggctgaggaggaggaggaggaggaggaggaagaagaggaggaggaggaggagggggaggaagggggtcCAGCACCTCCCTCACTGTACCCCACAGTCCAGGCTCGGCCAGGGCTCGGGCCACGCGTCATCCTGCCGCCTCGGGCTGGACCGCAACCTCTGGTTCATATCCCTGAGGAGGGGGCCCAGGCAGCAGCTGGCCTGTCCCCCAACAGCAGCGCAGCTGTGCGGGCCAAGTGGCTCATGATGGCTGAGAAGAGTGGAGCTGCGGTGGCCACGGCCTCGGCCCAGCCCCGCATGGCCAACCCGCCCCGGCTGCTGCAGGTCATTGCCATGTCCAAAGCTCCAGGTGCACCCGGCCCCAAGGCAGCCGAGACGGCTTCCTCATCTAGTGCCAGCTCGGACTCCTCCCAGTACAGGTCACCATCTGACCGCGACTCTGCCAGCATCGTCACCATTGATGCACACGCACCCCACCACCCTGTGGTCCACCTGTCTGCGGGTAATGGGCCCTGGGAGTGGAAGGCGGCGGGAGTCGGGGCCAAGGTCGTGGAGGGAGAGGGTGGCTATGAGCTCGGGGACCTGGCCCGCAGCTTCCGTGGTGGGGCCAAGCCCCCGGGCATCTCCCCAGGCTCATCAGTCAGTGACGTGGACCAGGAGGAGCCACGGTTTGGGGCCGTGGCCACTGTCAACCTTGCCACGGGTGAGGGGCTGCCCCCACTGGGCGCAGTCGATGGTGTGCTGGGACCAGGCAGCCGGGAGTCAACGCTGCGGCGCAAAGCAGGCCCAGCGCTTGGTGATCGGGAAGCAGGAGAGGCCGAGGCCGAGAGCTACTACCGGAAGATGCAGGCTGCACGCAGGTTCAAGGActga
- the PLPPR3 gene encoding phospholipid phosphatase-related protein type 3 isoform X2 yields the protein MISTKEKNKSPKDSMTLLPCFYFVELPIVASSIVSLYFLELTDLFKPAKVGFQCYDRTLSMPYVETSEELIPLLMLLSLAFAAPAASIMVGEGMLYCLQSRLWGRSGGPGGPEGSIHAGGCNFNSFLRRTVRFVGVHVFGLCATALVTDVIQLATGYHAPFFLTVCKPNYTLLGTSCEANPYITQDICSGHDTHAILSARKTFPSQHATLSAFAAVYVSVSTAPHPRCPTGTNCPDDPPVPWQMYFNSVISDTTKLLKPILVFSFAIAAGVCGLTQITQYRSHPVDVYAGFLIGAGIAAYLACHAVGNFQAPPAERPVAAVPTKDALRALTQRGHDSVYQQNKSVSTDELGPPSRLEGVPRPVARDKTSLGSLKRASVDVDLLAPRSPMGKENMVTFSHTLPRVSTPSLDDPARRHMTIHVPLDASRSKQLISEWKQKSLEGRGLGLPDEGSPAHLRAPAEPMAEEEEEEEEEEEEEEEEGEEGGPAPPSLYPTVQARPGLGPRVILPPRAGPQPLVHIPEEGAQAAAGLSPNSSAAVRAKWLMMAEKSGAAVATASAQPRMANPPRLLQVIAMSKAPGAPGPKAAETASSSSASSDSSQYRSPSDRDSASIVTIDAHAPHHPVVHLSAGNGPWEWKAAGVGAKVVEGEGGYELGDLARSFRGGAKPPGISPGSSVSDVDQEEPRFGAVATVNLATGEGLPPLGAVDGVLGPGSRESTLRRKAGPALGDREAGEAEAESYYRKMQAARRFKD from the exons ATGATCTCAACCAAGGAGAAGAATAAAAGCCCGAAGGACAGCATGACGCTTCTGCCCTGCTTCTACTTCGTGGAG CTGCCCATAGTGGCATCCTCCATCGTGTCCCTCTACTTCCTGGAGCTGACCGACCTCTTCAAGCCAGCGAAGGTGGGCTTCCAGTGCTATGACCGCACGCTGTCCATGCCCTACGTGGAGACAAGTGAAGAGCTCATCCCACTGCTCATGCTCCTCAGCTTGGCCTTTGCTGCGCCTGCAGCCTCG ATCATGGTGGGCGAGGGCATGCTGTACTGTCTACAGTCCCGGCTGTGGGGCCGCAGCGGGGGCCCGGGTGGGCCCGAGGGCAGCATACACGCCGGCGGCTGCAACTTCAACTCCTTCCTTCGGCGGACGGTGCGCTTTGTAG GTGTCCACGTGTTTGGCCTGTGTGCCACGGCCCTGGTGACCGACGTGATCCAGCTGGCCACGGGCTACCACGCACCCTTCTTCCTGACTGTCTGCAAACCCAACTACACCCTGCTGGGCACGTCGTGTGAGGCCAATCCCTACATCACACAGGATATATGCTCTGGCCACGACACCCATGCCATCCTGTCTGCCCG GAAGACCTTTCCGTCCCAGCATGCCACTCTGTCTGCCTTTGCTGCTGTCTACGTGTCGGTGAGTACTGCCCCACACCCCAGATGCCCCACAGGGACCAACTGCCCTGACGACCCACCTGTCCCCTGGCAGATGTACTTCAACTCGGTCATCTCGGACACCACCAAGCTGCTGAAGCCCATCCTGGTGTTCTCCTTCGCCATTGCAGCGGGCGTCTGCGGCCTCACCCAGATCACGCAGTACCGCAGCCACCCTGTGGACGTCTACGCAGGCTTCCTCATTGGGGCTGGCATAGCGGCCTACCTG GCCTGCCATGCAGTGGGCAACTTCCAGGCCCCACCAGCAGAGAGACCAGTGGCCGCGGTGCCAACTAAGGACGCGCTAAGGGCTCTGACCCAGCGGGGCCATGACTCGGTGTACCAGCAGAACAAGTCCGTGAGCACCGATGAGCTAGGTCCGCCCAGCCGGTTGGAGGGTGTGCCCCGGCCCGTGGCCCGTGACAAGACCTCGCTGGGCAGCCTAAAGCGGGCCAGTGTGGATGTGGACCTGCTGGCCCCACGCAGCCCCATGGGCAAGGAGAACATGGTGACCTTCAGCCACACACTGCCCCGTGTCAGCACGCCCTCGCTAGACGACCCCGCCCGCCGCCACATGACCATCCATGTTCCACTGGACGCCTCCCGCTCCAAGCAGCTCATTAGTGAATGGAAGCAGAAGTCACTGGAGGGCCGAGGCCTGGGGCTACCGGATGAGGGCAGCCCTGCACACCTGCGGGCACCCGCAGAGCCCatggctgaggaggaggaggaggaggaggaggaagaagaggaggaggaggaggagggggaggaagggggtcCAGCACCTCCCTCACTGTACCCCACAGTCCAGGCTCGGCCAGGGCTCGGGCCACGCGTCATCCTGCCGCCTCGGGCTGGACCGCAACCTCTGGTTCATATCCCTGAGGAGGGGGCCCAGGCAGCAGCTGGCCTGTCCCCCAACAGCAGCGCAGCTGTGCGGGCCAAGTGGCTCATGATGGCTGAGAAGAGTGGAGCTGCGGTGGCCACGGCCTCGGCCCAGCCCCGCATGGCCAACCCGCCCCGGCTGCTGCAGGTCATTGCCATGTCCAAAGCTCCAGGTGCACCCGGCCCCAAGGCAGCCGAGACGGCTTCCTCATCTAGTGCCAGCTCGGACTCCTCCCAGTACAGGTCACCATCTGACCGCGACTCTGCCAGCATCGTCACCATTGATGCACACGCACCCCACCACCCTGTGGTCCACCTGTCTGCGGGTAATGGGCCCTGGGAGTGGAAGGCGGCGGGAGTCGGGGCCAAGGTCGTGGAGGGAGAGGGTGGCTATGAGCTCGGGGACCTGGCCCGCAGCTTCCGTGGTGGGGCCAAGCCCCCGGGCATCTCCCCAGGCTCATCAGTCAGTGACGTGGACCAGGAGGAGCCACGGTTTGGGGCCGTGGCCACTGTCAACCTTGCCACGGGTGAGGGGCTGCCCCCACTGGGCGCAGTCGATGGTGTGCTGGGACCAGGCAGCCGGGAGTCAACGCTGCGGCGCAAAGCAGGCCCAGCGCTTGGTGATCGGGAAGCAGGAGAGGCCGAGGCCGAGAGCTACTACCGGAAGATGCAGGCTGCACGCAGGTTCAAGGActga